One Tunturibacter gelidoferens genomic region harbors:
- a CDS encoding carboxypeptidase-like regulatory domain-containing protein: MTDTTGAIMPGAKVTVTALATSEKREAAANAAGEYGKQEVAAIHHL; encoded by the coding sequence GTGACTGACACGACAGGCGCGATCATGCCGGGCGCGAAGGTCACGGTGACCGCATTGGCGACTAGTGAGAAACGCGAGGCAGCCGCCAACGCCGCAGGCGAATATGGTAAGCAGGAAGTTGCGGCGATTCATCATCTCTAG
- a CDS encoding TolB family protein yields MKSIRWSFMLLSGLSLLLIFATAGLVAQNPFQSGTKYRTHFVIYNVQKKTTTPLFTIEGEWHAPNWTSDRKYVVSDMGGSIYRIPMSGTNIGKPEKIYGDPKVLLTNDHALSWDSKQIAVSGITLPLPKNMRSAADIHNPILIMNLDGSTLHEVHLGWLHGWSPDSKYLVYTGIVDNNADIYRIGSDGSGELRMTTNKAEDDGPEYSADGKWVYFCSKRSSKWDAWRMPADGAGPDDNLAEKITNSGDTQDWFPHISPDGKWLYTISYPMDHPDHSYIGEGMKIKMLRLENGVGAKGAELTTVRTFFGGQGAGNTGGWSPDSKRFVWTEYEKITEQAK; encoded by the coding sequence GTGAAGTCAATACGCTGGAGTTTTATGTTGCTTTCTGGCTTGTCTCTGTTGCTGATTTTCGCTACTGCGGGGCTTGTAGCGCAAAACCCATTTCAGTCCGGCACGAAATACCGCACCCATTTCGTGATCTACAACGTACAGAAGAAGACCACGACGCCGCTCTTCACCATCGAGGGAGAGTGGCACGCACCTAACTGGACTTCCGACAGAAAGTACGTCGTCTCCGACATGGGCGGCAGCATTTATCGAATTCCCATGAGCGGCACCAACATAGGGAAACCCGAGAAGATCTATGGGGACCCGAAGGTCCTGCTCACCAACGATCATGCCCTCTCATGGGACAGCAAGCAGATCGCCGTCAGCGGTATCACGCTGCCATTGCCGAAAAACATGCGAAGTGCGGCGGATATTCATAATCCAATCCTCATCATGAATCTGGATGGGAGCACGCTGCATGAGGTTCATCTGGGCTGGCTGCATGGGTGGTCGCCCGATAGTAAATACCTCGTTTACACCGGGATCGTCGACAACAATGCGGACATCTATCGGATCGGCTCGGACGGAAGCGGCGAGTTGCGGATGACCACAAACAAAGCAGAGGATGATGGTCCCGAGTACTCAGCCGATGGCAAGTGGGTTTACTTCTGCTCGAAGCGCTCAAGCAAGTGGGATGCGTGGCGCATGCCAGCCGACGGCGCAGGGCCGGACGACAATCTGGCCGAGAAGATCACCAACAGTGGAGACACGCAGGACTGGTTTCCGCACATCTCTCCAGATGGCAAGTGGCTCTACACCATTTCTTACCCGATGGATCATCCAGATCACTCGTACATCGGGGAGGGTATGAAGATCAAGATGCTGCGCCTCGAGAACGGCGTTGGCGCAAAAGGCGCCGAATTGACGACGGTGAGGACCTTCTTCGGTGGGCAGGGCGCGGGCAATACCGGTGGCTGGTCGCCGGACTCCAAGAGGTTTGTCTGGACCGAGTACGAAAAAATTACTGAGCAGGCGAAGTAA
- a CDS encoding TetR/AcrR family transcriptional regulator: protein MTINTAMQEHVGSKILRRKGMFGMGLRETKAKKTRKRILSEALQLFGRNGYEQTTMEAIAEAAEVSPSTLYRYFLTKDLILLDPLVGYDLIASFSLHAVNLPVEEALAKAILEWAKWQDTNAEEILRVRSLIDQNIMPRARVWDLISQSERDLNARLAEKLHLPEDDLQVVLSVRLLFLTITYTVADLWKASAGRSSAVAIAEQVLRMFAEHKVLIPRKAPRR from the coding sequence TTGACAATCAATACCGCGATGCAAGAGCATGTAGGCAGTAAGATACTGCGGCGCAAGGGGATGTTTGGCATGGGTTTACGAGAGACAAAGGCGAAGAAAACTCGAAAGCGGATTCTTAGCGAGGCATTGCAACTATTCGGACGCAATGGCTACGAGCAGACCACCATGGAAGCGATCGCGGAAGCCGCCGAAGTCAGTCCTTCCACCCTATACCGCTACTTTCTTACTAAGGATCTGATCCTTCTTGACCCGTTGGTCGGTTACGACCTCATCGCATCCTTTTCCCTGCATGCGGTGAACCTCCCGGTGGAGGAGGCACTCGCCAAAGCAATCTTGGAATGGGCCAAATGGCAAGATACGAATGCGGAGGAAATACTGCGGGTTCGCTCGCTCATCGATCAAAACATAATGCCACGTGCAAGAGTGTGGGATCTTATTTCCCAATCGGAGCGGGATTTGAACGCACGTTTGGCGGAGAAACTCCATCTGCCTGAGGATGATCTACAGGTTGTGCTCTCGGTGCGCCTGCTCTTTCTCACTATCACCTACACGGTAGCGGACCTATGGAAAGCAAGCGCTGGCAGATCCTCAGCCGTTGCAATTGCAGAGCAGGTGCTGAGAATGTTCGCGGAGCACAAAGTCCTCATACCACGAAAAGCACCTCGCCGATGA
- a CDS encoding carboxypeptidase regulatory-like domain-containing protein, translated as MMQQRMFSQRRLRLMIFAYGLVALSSLFFTRFAQAQLSTGDVIGTVTDTTGAVIPGAKVTLTNAGTKVAGIATTNDTGDYTFNLLNPGQYTVTIEANGFKKLVIPGFALAAGDRLRENEKMEPGNVEETVEVTSAAPLLQTDSSTVQSTVTEKSVQDLPLNGRNFINLVQVQAGVNQGQSSSISSGQRPDNRAATSTVVANGQSDSFNNEMIDGMDNNEREQGFIGVSPSIDAIAEVQVQTNNFSAEVGRAAGAVVNIITKSGTNTFHGSAFEYFRNDIFNARDWFAKAGTTPKPEYRQNQFGGSVGGPIVKNKTFFFADVQDNRVIQGLSSGLLTVPSVRENPGCPGNTTGNYDFSDNGGTVVPSAFADPVGKAYFSMFPCPNVSSTATSNNYSNVVKQPQTTLSADGRIDQHFSNGDTLFGRYSYNSVNASVPGYFPAVNVAGVSVQPSGNVNGFPGDSTTKAHGVAFVYDHPFTPNLLMELKTGYTRIAIFSKNLNYGENVSSAIGLENANTPAAPNTTGLAPTDFLTGGYANLGDSIFSPIVDTNNTFIYNGSLIYTHGVHNIKGGVQITRRQLNYSQSQFPLGWIYYAGLTGNSAEDMLTGLPLGYIRGNQLIQPGYRGWEEGYYVADDWRVNSKLTLNLGLRYDIYTPITEAHNRYANFDYSTLTLIQGTTDPHIGIKTNYTNFAPRVGFSASVRPGTVVRGGYGISYYPLDFGTALQAANPPFNYANTCIPCFGWWPNLPVPTPSSTTNLSGSLTSLSRNFNTAYVQQFNLMLQQQIGANVFTLGGIGELGRHVNYDTTINLPNPNGPYANDATRGPQAPPSLLTATSLPNVSTIAHYGGEGTSSYYALQAIFARRFTKGLEFNANYTWAHDLTDGAVGSGSSTNGAGLIPTNPHYDYGNAGIDIRQRFATTWSYALPFGNKMSGAMALLAKGWTSNLILFWQTGQAFQVLNGWTNANGSAQINLPTITIDRPSIIAGQSYKATNASLTNWLNPNAFTAQPAGTPGNEASYQFFGPHTRRADLSIFKNFELPEKMTLQFRAEAYNISNTPNFLPPNSTISGWTEGKQHGFLYPIKAGDNPNFCSATTPGCTSVGLLPGDTPTSAGGFGTITSTVSNINPRQFQFALKLLF; from the coding sequence ATGATGCAACAAAGAATGTTCAGCCAGCGCAGGCTGCGCCTGATGATTTTCGCATACGGGCTGGTGGCTCTCTCTTCGCTCTTCTTCACCAGGTTTGCCCAGGCTCAACTCTCCACTGGGGACGTTATTGGTACTGTCACCGATACGACCGGCGCTGTGATCCCTGGCGCCAAAGTGACGCTCACCAACGCTGGAACTAAGGTTGCTGGTATCGCAACGACCAACGATACCGGGGATTACACGTTCAATCTGCTCAATCCGGGCCAATACACGGTGACCATCGAGGCCAACGGTTTCAAGAAGCTGGTTATCCCTGGCTTTGCTCTGGCCGCCGGCGACCGTCTGCGCGAAAACGAGAAGATGGAGCCCGGCAACGTGGAAGAGACGGTGGAGGTTACCTCTGCGGCACCGCTTCTACAGACCGACAGCTCTACCGTGCAGAGTACCGTTACCGAGAAGTCGGTGCAGGACCTACCCCTGAACGGGCGCAATTTCATCAACCTGGTGCAGGTGCAGGCTGGCGTGAACCAGGGCCAGAGCTCTTCCATCTCTTCAGGCCAGCGCCCCGACAACCGCGCCGCGACTTCGACGGTTGTGGCCAATGGCCAATCGGATAGCTTCAACAACGAGATGATTGACGGCATGGACAACAACGAGCGCGAACAGGGATTCATTGGTGTTTCTCCCTCGATTGACGCCATCGCCGAAGTACAGGTGCAGACCAACAACTTCAGCGCCGAAGTGGGCCGCGCCGCCGGCGCGGTGGTCAACATCATTACGAAGTCGGGAACCAACACCTTCCACGGATCGGCCTTCGAGTATTTCCGCAACGACATCTTTAACGCGCGCGATTGGTTTGCGAAGGCCGGAACGACTCCCAAGCCCGAATACCGCCAGAATCAGTTTGGCGGTAGCGTCGGCGGCCCCATCGTGAAAAACAAGACGTTCTTTTTCGCCGATGTCCAGGACAATCGCGTGATTCAGGGGCTCTCCTCGGGTTTGCTCACTGTCCCGAGTGTCCGGGAGAACCCAGGCTGCCCTGGCAATACCACCGGCAACTACGACTTCAGCGATAACGGCGGCACCGTAGTACCCTCCGCCTTTGCCGACCCGGTTGGCAAGGCGTACTTCTCGATGTTCCCATGCCCGAACGTCTCCTCGACCGCGACTTCCAACAATTATTCGAACGTAGTCAAGCAGCCGCAGACGACACTCTCTGCCGACGGGCGAATCGATCAGCACTTTTCGAACGGCGACACGCTCTTCGGCCGCTACTCCTACAATAGCGTAAACGCTAGCGTTCCGGGCTATTTCCCAGCGGTAAATGTCGCCGGTGTCAGTGTTCAGCCCAGCGGCAATGTAAATGGTTTTCCAGGCGACTCGACGACCAAGGCTCATGGGGTTGCGTTTGTCTACGATCACCCGTTTACGCCAAACCTATTGATGGAGCTCAAGACGGGCTATACGCGCATCGCTATCTTCTCGAAGAACCTCAACTACGGCGAGAATGTCTCTTCCGCGATCGGGCTTGAGAACGCCAACACGCCGGCGGCGCCGAATACTACGGGACTGGCACCAACCGACTTTCTCACGGGCGGGTATGCAAATCTGGGCGATTCGATCTTCTCTCCCATCGTCGACACCAACAATACGTTTATCTACAACGGGTCGTTGATCTATACGCACGGCGTGCACAACATCAAAGGCGGCGTCCAAATTACCCGTCGGCAACTCAATTACTCCCAAAGCCAATTCCCACTGGGCTGGATCTACTACGCGGGCCTGACGGGAAATTCGGCGGAAGACATGTTGACCGGCTTGCCGCTCGGCTATATCCGCGGCAATCAGCTCATCCAGCCTGGATACAGAGGATGGGAAGAGGGCTACTATGTGGCGGATGACTGGCGTGTCAACAGCAAGTTGACCCTGAACCTCGGTCTCCGCTATGACATATACACGCCCATCACTGAGGCGCACAACCGGTACGCGAACTTCGACTACTCGACCCTTACCTTGATACAAGGAACAACGGACCCGCACATCGGCATCAAGACCAACTACACGAACTTCGCGCCGCGCGTTGGATTCTCGGCCTCCGTCCGTCCCGGGACTGTGGTGCGCGGTGGCTATGGAATCAGTTATTACCCCCTCGATTTTGGGACTGCTCTTCAAGCCGCCAATCCACCCTTCAACTACGCAAACACCTGCATCCCCTGCTTCGGCTGGTGGCCGAATTTGCCTGTGCCGACGCCATCGTCTACGACGAATCTCTCCGGATCGCTCACTAGTTTGTCCCGCAACTTCAACACCGCTTACGTGCAGCAATTCAACCTGATGTTGCAGCAGCAGATTGGCGCGAATGTCTTCACCCTCGGAGGCATTGGCGAACTGGGTCGGCACGTCAATTACGACACCACAATCAACCTTCCCAACCCAAACGGGCCGTACGCCAACGACGCGACCAGGGGGCCGCAGGCGCCTCCGTCGCTCTTAACCGCTACTTCGCTGCCGAACGTAAGCACGATCGCGCATTACGGAGGTGAGGGCACCAGCAGCTACTACGCCCTGCAGGCGATCTTTGCCCGTCGGTTCACCAAAGGTCTCGAGTTCAATGCCAACTACACCTGGGCGCACGATCTGACCGATGGAGCCGTGGGTAGCGGCTCTTCGACGAATGGCGCAGGCCTGATTCCAACGAACCCGCATTACGACTACGGCAATGCAGGCATCGACATCCGGCAACGTTTTGCCACCACGTGGAGCTATGCGCTGCCGTTCGGCAATAAAATGAGTGGAGCTATGGCGCTCCTCGCCAAGGGCTGGACCAGCAACCTGATCCTCTTCTGGCAGACGGGGCAGGCATTTCAGGTGCTTAATGGCTGGACCAATGCGAACGGCTCCGCGCAGATCAATCTGCCCACCATCACCATCGACCGGCCCAGCATAATCGCAGGCCAGTCCTACAAGGCTACCAATGCAAGCCTTACGAACTGGCTGAACCCGAATGCTTTTACGGCACAGCCTGCCGGGACTCCTGGCAATGAGGCGAGTTATCAGTTCTTCGGACCGCATACTCGGCGCGCGGATCTGTCGATCTTCAAGAACTTCGAGCTGCCCGAAAAGATGACGCTACAGTTTCGGGCCGAGGCCTACAACATCTCCAACACGCCCAACTTCCTGCCTCCAAATTCGACTATCAGCGGGTGGACGGAAGGCAAGCAACATGGTTTTCTGTACCCGATTAAAGCGGGAGACAATCCTAACTTCTGCAGCGCTACGACCCCGGGTTGCACTTCGGTTGGCTTGCTGCCGGGTGACACGCCCACGAGTGCTGGCGGCTTTGGCACCATTACCTCGACCGTATCCAACATCAACCCTCGGCAGTTTCAGTTTGCTCTGAAGCTCCTGTTCTAG
- a CDS encoding alpha/beta hydrolase, which yields MQHEGEYNHISFTLIYTGTVDDSGKIAGTVLVKPFNVDGLFTATRGVAPSPSQSASAGWGKNPTRDPHTPGFVAAKDLLDGALPPVNADGNFILGPTHTPAPEVKPEPGVPQGKVIEFEMKSTDSKIYPGIARDPGTFGTPDPADPAKLIVRTSHPAPYTRHVAVYVPSQYKPGTTSPFIVGTDGPDRPLFLVLNNLIAEHRIPAMVAISIGSGGGDAQGSERGLEYNTMSGLFAEWVEKEVLPRVEAEAHVKLTHDPDGRASMGTSSGGGCALAMAWYHLDLYHRVLTFSGTFENQQWPYNPETPHGAWEFHEHLIPVSSAKPIRIWMEIGDSDVLNPNVMHDNMHDSVLAHEQMAAALADKGYHYQFVFARNAGHADWAVRMQTMPEALEYLWQGYRIDKK from the coding sequence TTGCAACATGAAGGGGAGTACAACCACATTTCGTTTACCCTCATTTACACAGGAACCGTGGATGACTCGGGTAAGATTGCCGGAACCGTCCTAGTTAAGCCCTTCAACGTCGACGGCCTCTTCACCGCCACCCGAGGCGTAGCGCCCTCGCCATCTCAGAGTGCGTCTGCCGGATGGGGAAAGAATCCGACGCGCGATCCGCATACGCCAGGGTTTGTGGCAGCGAAGGATTTGCTGGACGGCGCCCTCCCCCCCGTGAATGCCGACGGGAACTTCATCCTTGGGCCCACGCATACGCCAGCTCCCGAAGTGAAGCCGGAGCCCGGTGTGCCGCAAGGTAAAGTGATCGAATTCGAGATGAAGTCGACCGATAGCAAGATCTATCCCGGCATTGCCCGGGATCCGGGGACGTTTGGCACGCCCGATCCGGCCGATCCTGCGAAGCTGATTGTCAGAACGAGTCATCCCGCTCCTTACACGCGGCACGTGGCCGTCTACGTGCCGAGCCAATACAAGCCGGGAACCACGTCGCCTTTCATCGTGGGTACGGACGGCCCCGACCGGCCCCTCTTTCTCGTGCTCAACAATCTCATTGCGGAGCATCGCATTCCGGCGATGGTTGCGATTTCGATAGGCAGCGGTGGGGGCGACGCGCAAGGCAGCGAGCGGGGGCTGGAATATAACACGATGTCGGGGCTCTTTGCCGAGTGGGTTGAGAAGGAAGTGTTGCCGCGCGTGGAGGCCGAGGCACATGTAAAGCTGACACACGACCCCGATGGCCGCGCGTCGATGGGCACGAGTTCGGGAGGGGGGTGCGCTCTGGCCATGGCCTGGTATCACCTGGACCTTTATCACCGGGTGCTGACCTTCTCGGGAACATTTGAGAATCAGCAATGGCCGTATAACCCCGAGACTCCGCACGGAGCCTGGGAGTTCCACGAACATCTGATTCCTGTCTCGTCGGCAAAGCCGATTCGCATCTGGATGGAAATAGGTGACAGTGATGTGCTGAACCCTAACGTGATGCACGACAACATGCATGACTCGGTGCTGGCCCACGAGCAGATGGCAGCGGCGCTGGCAGACAAGGGGTATCACTATCAATTTGTGTTCGCACGGAATGCGGGACATGCCGACTGGGCGGTGAGGATGCAGACGATGCCTGAGGCGCTCGAATACCTGTGGCAGGGGTATCGGATCGACAAGAAGTAA
- a CDS encoding sugar phosphate isomerase/epimerase family protein, with amino-acid sequence MKLGVFTPLLSQLPLDDVLSKLSGLGIHTVELGTGNYPGDAHCKLSMLDNPGELNEFRRTLERHGASISALSCHENPLHPNGEIAEKAQETSRKTILLAEKLGVPEVVDFSGCPGDSPDAKQPNWVTCPWPPVYREVLEWQWAEAVKPYWGKHAEFAARHRIKIVIEMHPGFVVYSPETMLRLREIAGPSIGCNYDPSHMFWQNIDPVAAIRVLGDAILHVHAQVTQFYAASLPRTGVLDTKSYTDERNRGWIFRTCGFGHGAEWWKEFVSTLRMLGYDHVLSIEHEDSLLAPEEGLSKAAHFLQDVVISQPPAAAWWV; translated from the coding sequence ATGAAACTTGGAGTGTTCACGCCGCTTCTTTCGCAGTTGCCCCTGGACGATGTCCTCAGTAAATTGAGCGGGCTGGGGATCCATACGGTCGAGTTGGGCACTGGAAACTATCCGGGCGACGCACACTGCAAGCTCTCCATGCTGGACAATCCGGGCGAGCTAAATGAATTTCGTCGGACGCTTGAGCGGCACGGCGCGAGCATCAGCGCTTTGAGCTGCCACGAAAATCCACTGCATCCCAACGGAGAGATCGCGGAGAAGGCGCAGGAGACTTCGCGCAAGACAATCCTGCTGGCAGAAAAGCTGGGCGTGCCGGAGGTGGTTGATTTTTCAGGATGCCCTGGCGACTCTCCGGATGCGAAGCAGCCGAACTGGGTGACCTGTCCGTGGCCCCCGGTGTATCGCGAGGTGCTGGAGTGGCAGTGGGCAGAAGCTGTTAAGCCTTATTGGGGGAAACATGCGGAGTTCGCTGCTAGGCACCGCATAAAGATTGTCATCGAAATGCATCCGGGCTTTGTGGTCTATAGTCCGGAAACGATGCTGCGGCTGCGTGAGATTGCTGGTCCGTCGATTGGATGCAACTACGATCCCAGCCACATGTTCTGGCAGAATATCGATCCGGTGGCGGCGATCCGCGTGTTGGGCGATGCGATCCTTCACGTGCATGCCCAGGTTACGCAGTTCTATGCAGCCAGCCTGCCGCGCACCGGAGTGCTGGACACCAAGTCCTATACCGACGAGCGCAACCGCGGCTGGATCTTCCGCACGTGTGGATTTGGGCACGGAGCCGAGTGGTGGAAGGAGTTCGTTTCCACGCTTCGCATGTTGGGCTATGACCATGTGCTTTCCATCGAACATGAAGACAGCCTGCTCGCGCCGGAAGAAGGACTTAGCAAGGCTGCGCATTTCCTGCAGGATGTAGTGATCAGTCAACCGCCCGCCGCGGCGTGGTGGGTTTGA
- a CDS encoding sugar phosphate isomerase/epimerase family protein produces the protein MTISRRRFFPLAGGALAAAAFSQQTRGTHGLPAGIQLYMVNAELTKDPVGTLKKLAEIGYSEVETAGFGKLSAAQFRDLLRDVGLRAPSAHLGFGMQDTDKLLDDAKTLGVEYAVSSVLLPDGSPINFQDPKGIQEFFKVVDSLSVDDFTGIAAKANGIGQKAKAAGLQYAYHNHMFEFRDLGGGKTGYEILLQETDPSLVKFEADCGWMKVAGKDPIDYLTRHGDRFAMLHVKDFKNITKPVTTMGAMFSHSPDLPISTEIGRGSIDYKPIIEAGFKAGVKHIFVEQEPPFKEVPALEAAAIDCRYLKSLLS, from the coding sequence ATGACGATTTCTCGACGACGTTTCTTTCCTTTGGCTGGCGGAGCGCTTGCCGCCGCCGCATTCTCGCAGCAGACCCGGGGAACCCACGGATTGCCCGCAGGCATTCAGCTCTACATGGTGAATGCCGAGCTTACGAAAGATCCCGTCGGTACTCTCAAGAAGCTCGCAGAGATCGGCTACTCCGAAGTTGAGACGGCGGGGTTTGGAAAACTATCCGCCGCACAATTCCGTGACTTGCTGCGAGATGTCGGACTGCGGGCTCCCAGCGCTCATCTCGGGTTTGGAATGCAGGACACCGACAAACTGCTCGATGATGCCAAAACATTGGGAGTGGAATATGCTGTCAGCTCTGTGCTTCTCCCCGATGGCTCCCCTATTAATTTCCAAGATCCCAAAGGGATCCAGGAATTCTTCAAGGTCGTGGATAGCCTGTCCGTCGACGATTTCACGGGCATAGCTGCGAAGGCCAATGGGATTGGGCAAAAGGCTAAGGCAGCTGGCTTGCAATACGCCTACCATAATCACATGTTTGAATTCCGGGACCTGGGCGGCGGCAAGACAGGCTATGAAATTCTCTTGCAGGAGACAGATCCATCGCTTGTGAAATTCGAGGCAGATTGCGGGTGGATGAAGGTAGCCGGCAAGGATCCAATCGACTATCTCACCCGGCACGGTGATCGCTTTGCGATGCTGCACGTCAAGGATTTCAAAAATATCACAAAGCCGGTCACCACGATGGGTGCGATGTTTTCCCACTCCCCTGACCTGCCGATATCGACGGAAATCGGCCGCGGAAGCATTGATTACAAGCCGATTATCGAAGCGGGGTTCAAGGCTGGAGTGAAGCACATATTTGTGGAGCAGGAACCGCCGTTCAAGGAAGTTCCAGCCCTGGAGGCGGCTGCTATCGATTGCCGCTATCTCAAATCACTCCTCAGTTAG
- a CDS encoding TetR/AcrR family transcriptional regulator, whose protein sequence is MLHELLDEKNIHVCFYHNHGSKELSRNQLKLFMPRTPTEKAQAKKEPQARRIATNTRILDAALAVFTELGFEHSQLEQVAARAGCSRGAIYAQYASKEEVFLALMKQHVQRRFEAMYLGVKAEPEMGKRLGIMRQWFIDQVVDPSLGALTLEFKLYAVRRPESKERLLKLHDELFGDFAKDLPSLLFGNRSSRRARETLDRRLAALGGALSGMRLESDFRPSLLPAKHLQTLVGELFDTLVRR, encoded by the coding sequence ATGTTGCACGAACTTCTCGATGAAAAAAACATACACGTCTGTTTTTATCATAACCATGGTTCGAAAGAATTGTCACGAAATCAGCTAAAATTGTTTATGCCTCGAACACCCACAGAAAAGGCTCAGGCGAAAAAAGAGCCTCAGGCACGACGCATTGCGACCAATACCAGAATCCTTGACGCAGCCCTGGCGGTTTTTACGGAACTGGGTTTCGAACACAGCCAACTCGAGCAGGTGGCGGCGCGAGCCGGCTGCTCTCGCGGGGCGATCTATGCACAATACGCGAGCAAAGAGGAAGTTTTCCTCGCACTCATGAAACAGCACGTTCAGAGGCGATTTGAAGCCATGTACCTGGGAGTGAAAGCAGAACCTGAGATGGGCAAGCGTCTTGGAATCATGCGGCAATGGTTCATCGACCAGGTTGTCGATCCATCATTGGGGGCGCTCACGCTGGAATTCAAGCTCTATGCGGTACGGCGTCCGGAGTCAAAGGAAAGGCTCCTAAAGCTTCACGATGAGTTATTCGGTGATTTTGCCAAAGACCTCCCCTCTTTGCTCTTTGGCAACCGGTCATCGAGAAGAGCGAGAGAAACCCTAGATCGGCGGTTGGCAGCTCTTGGCGGCGCACTAAGCGGCATGAGGCTCGAAAGCGACTTTCGGCCATCTCTGCTTCCGGCAAAACATCTGCAAACGTTGGTCGGGGAGCTCTTTGATACTCTTGTGCGCAGGTAA
- a CDS encoding Gfo/Idh/MocA family protein, with product MSTSFGIAGSTQDSAVRKAKQLGVSRAYGDYHDLIADPDIDVVHNTTPNYLHFPVTMAALQAGKHVISDKPLAMTAEEGRKLRDAALEAKVAHVVTFNYRGNPLVQQARCMVAKGELGELRFVHGVYLQDWMTDPHVYSWRSDPLKGGTSSALGDIGSHWCDLVEHVSGATIEAVIADLSTTIPVRYTTGVSADAFSTDNSMKDNPVRVDGEDLASVLCVLRMALRALCRSARRCQATRTTCRGLWCGHVSEVETGAAERAVDRLP from the coding sequence ATGTCGACATCGTTTGGCATCGCCGGTTCGACCCAGGATTCTGCAGTTCGCAAGGCCAAGCAGCTAGGCGTAAGTCGAGCCTATGGCGACTATCACGATCTGATTGCCGATCCCGATATCGACGTGGTTCACAACACTACGCCGAACTATCTGCACTTTCCCGTGACAATGGCGGCGCTGCAGGCGGGGAAGCATGTGATCTCGGACAAACCACTGGCGATGACGGCGGAAGAAGGCCGTAAGCTGCGGGACGCAGCGCTGGAAGCCAAAGTAGCGCACGTGGTGACGTTCAATTACCGCGGCAACCCGCTTGTACAGCAGGCGCGCTGCATGGTCGCCAAGGGCGAACTCGGCGAGTTGCGTTTTGTGCATGGCGTCTATCTTCAAGACTGGATGACCGACCCGCATGTGTATTCGTGGCGATCAGACCCGCTGAAGGGTGGCACAAGTTCGGCGCTGGGCGATATCGGTTCCCACTGGTGCGACTTGGTGGAGCATGTATCCGGAGCGACGATCGAGGCTGTCATCGCCGATCTGAGTACCACGATTCCGGTGCGGTACACGACCGGAGTTTCTGCCGACGCCTTTTCAACCGATAACTCGATGAAGGATAACCCGGTGAGGGTCGACGGCGAGGATCTGGCCAGCGTGCTCTGCGTTTTGAGAATGGCGCTAAGGGCTCTCTGTCGGTCGGCCAGGCGCTGCCAGGCCACAAGAACGACCTGCAGAGGTTTGTGGTGCGGCCATGTCTCTGAAGTGGAAACAGGAGCAGCAGAACGAGCTGTGGATCGGCTACCATGA